A window from Trueperaceae bacterium encodes these proteins:
- a CDS encoding rRNA small subunit methyltransferase 1: MTHRAVAELRGADVVAAEDTRRSRVLLDHYGVTTRLERLDAHTIAARAPALLEAHAHVAFVTDAGSPGISDPGAELVRLALDMGATVEALPGPTALVPAIVLSGLPTARFTFEGFLPRKGSERARRLAGIAASGATSVLYEAPQRLAATLGDLARACGPGRPASVSRELTKLHEETVRGPLGEVAVAFAGRDVRGEIVVVIGPAPEPPPAAEQRPAELAEALAGAGVRGRLLQSALVALGVPRNEAYRLAIAAPGADSPKE, from the coding sequence ATGACCCACCGCGCCGTCGCCGAGCTGCGCGGCGCCGACGTCGTGGCGGCCGAGGACACCCGCCGCAGCCGCGTGCTCCTCGACCACTACGGGGTGACCACCCGGCTCGAGCGCCTCGACGCCCACACCATAGCCGCGCGCGCCCCGGCCCTGCTCGAGGCGCACGCCCACGTCGCCTTCGTAACCGACGCCGGCAGCCCCGGCATCTCCGACCCGGGCGCGGAGCTGGTGCGCTTGGCGCTCGACATGGGCGCCACCGTCGAGGCCCTGCCCGGACCCACGGCGTTGGTGCCCGCCATCGTGCTCTCGGGGCTGCCGACGGCGCGCTTCACCTTCGAGGGGTTCCTGCCCCGGAAGGGGAGCGAGCGCGCCAGGCGCCTGGCCGGTATCGCCGCCTCGGGTGCCACGAGCGTGCTCTACGAGGCGCCGCAACGCCTGGCCGCCACGCTCGGCGACCTCGCGCGCGCCTGCGGACCCGGCCGGCCCGCCAGCGTCAGCCGGGAGCTGACGAAGCTCCACGAGGAGACGGTGCGCGGTCCGCTCGGCGAGGTCGCCGTGGCGTTCGCGGGCCGCGACGTGCGCGGCGAGATCGTGGTGGTGATCGGGCCGGCGCCGGAACCGCCCCCCGCCGCCGAGCAACGCCCCGCCGAGCTGGCCGAGGCACTGGCCGGGGCCGGCGTGCGCGGTAGGCTTCTGCAGAGCGCCCTCGTGGCCCTGGGAGTGCCCAGGAACGAGGCGTACCGTCTGGCGATCGCTGCCCCGGGTGCCGACTCCCCCAAGGAGTGA
- the era gene encoding GTPase Era, protein MEDAGGGEARPTRSGFVAIVGKPNVGKSTLLNTMLGVKVAPITPKPQTTRRGVRGIYTADDRQLVFVDTPGFHRGGGSALDQAMHREVRDALVDVDAVLWVVDLRRPPNDEDKGVARLLGGALGPTPLIVVGNKVDAAKYPEEALQLYKDLAPQARRVVAISALNDPQAVYALRDDLLEALEEGPFYFPANIRSDQSREQWAAELIREAAMIHLREELPYSVAVQVTSWQDAEDEHPIVIAAEIWVEKSGHRRIVIGKGGAMVKEIGKMARKQLEVFLQERVYLELEVVVRSAWREDREALRELGYEP, encoded by the coding sequence ATCGAGGACGCGGGTGGCGGCGAGGCGCGACCGACGCGGAGCGGCTTCGTGGCGATAGTCGGGAAGCCGAACGTGGGCAAGTCGACGCTGCTGAACACCATGCTCGGCGTGAAGGTGGCGCCGATAACGCCCAAGCCCCAGACCACGCGGCGCGGGGTGAGGGGCATCTACACGGCCGACGACCGCCAGCTCGTGTTCGTCGACACGCCGGGGTTCCACCGCGGCGGGGGCAGCGCGCTGGATCAGGCCATGCACCGCGAGGTGCGCGACGCCCTGGTGGACGTGGACGCGGTGCTATGGGTCGTCGACCTGAGGCGCCCTCCCAACGACGAGGACAAGGGGGTGGCCCGCCTCCTGGGCGGCGCGCTGGGTCCGACCCCCCTGATCGTCGTCGGCAACAAGGTGGACGCCGCCAAGTACCCGGAGGAGGCCCTGCAACTCTACAAGGATCTCGCGCCGCAGGCGCGCCGCGTCGTGGCCATCTCCGCCCTCAACGACCCGCAGGCGGTCTACGCCCTGCGCGACGACCTCCTGGAGGCGCTCGAGGAGGGCCCGTTCTACTTCCCGGCAAACATCCGCTCCGACCAGTCACGGGAGCAGTGGGCCGCCGAGCTCATCCGCGAGGCGGCGATGATCCACCTGCGCGAGGAGCTCCCTTACAGCGTGGCCGTGCAGGTCACGTCTTGGCAGGACGCGGAGGACGAGCACCCCATCGTGATCGCCGCCGAGATCTGGGTCGAGAAGAGCGGTCACCGCCGCATCGTGATCGGCAAGGGCGGCGCCATGGTCAAGGAGATCGGCAAGATGGCGCGCAAGCAGCTCGAGGTGTTCCTGCAGGAGCGCGTCTACCTCGAGCTGGAGGTCGTCGTCCGCAGCGCGTGGCGCGAGGACCGCGAGGCGCTGCGCGAACTCGGCTACGAGCCGTGA
- a CDS encoding metal-sensitive transcriptional regulator, whose protein sequence is MLNRLKRVEGQVRGLQRMIDEERACKEVLTLLVGVQRALDAAGDELLENYLTRCEPELASGEQDLGELLATIRLARR, encoded by the coding sequence ATCCTCAACCGCCTCAAGCGAGTCGAGGGACAGGTCCGCGGCCTGCAGCGGATGATCGACGAGGAGCGTGCCTGCAAGGAGGTCCTGACCCTGCTGGTGGGGGTGCAGCGGGCGCTGGACGCCGCCGGGGACGAACTCCTCGAGAACTACCTGACGCGCTGCGAGCCGGAGCTAGCCAGCGGGGAGCAGGACCTGGGGGAGCTGCTCGCGACGATCAGGCTCGCGCGGCGCTGA
- a CDS encoding Bcr/CflA family efflux MFS transporter, whose product MNTDRTTTMAPGAATTARGLAPLTLLVVVGALMTVSALATDAMLPAFPAMAVHFGVSATTIQSVVSIFMLGYALPHLLVGSLADRFGRRPVLLVGLGVYLLGGLISWAAPSLGVLLLGRFVQGLGASAGPIMARAVLRDLYQGRELGRMLSYAMIFFSAAPLLAPAVGTLLLSVAEWRAIFLFLVVVAVALALLVAFVLPETVVERDPAALRLAGLWRNARLIFSDPRSGWTVLVMALAYAGLMAYLLSAPALYIGHFGLSEAGFALVFAGVASTTFVAQPLNVMLLRRFAPSRILAFAVPAFLAVSVVLIAQVALGVATLASFVVNLMAFFTTFSLTLANGTTVALDPHQRRAGMASGLMGFAQLSLGTGLGSVVASFADRGPLPLALGLGAAGLLAHLALRLALRPAKP is encoded by the coding sequence ATGAACACCGACCGCACCACCACCATGGCGCCCGGCGCCGCCACCACCGCTCGCGGCCTCGCGCCGCTCACGCTGCTGGTCGTCGTCGGTGCGCTCATGACGGTGTCCGCCCTCGCCACCGACGCGATGTTGCCGGCCTTCCCCGCCATGGCGGTCCACTTCGGGGTGAGCGCCACGACCATCCAGAGCGTGGTCAGCATCTTCATGCTGGGTTACGCCCTGCCGCACCTCCTGGTCGGCTCGCTCGCCGACCGGTTCGGCAGGCGCCCCGTCCTGCTGGTCGGGCTGGGCGTCTACCTCCTCGGCGGCCTGATCTCGTGGGCGGCCCCGTCGCTCGGCGTGCTGCTCCTCGGGCGGTTCGTGCAGGGCCTCGGCGCCTCCGCGGGACCCATCATGGCGCGCGCAGTGCTGCGCGACCTCTACCAGGGCCGCGAGCTGGGGCGCATGCTCTCCTACGCGATGATCTTCTTCTCGGCCGCGCCGCTCCTGGCACCCGCCGTCGGGACGCTCCTCCTCAGCGTGGCCGAGTGGCGCGCGATATTCCTCTTCCTCGTGGTGGTCGCCGTCGCCCTCGCCCTCCTGGTGGCGTTCGTGCTGCCCGAGACCGTAGTGGAGCGCGACCCCGCAGCCCTGCGCCTGGCCGGACTCTGGCGGAACGCGCGGCTGATCTTCTCCGACCCCCGCTCGGGATGGACGGTGCTGGTCATGGCGCTCGCCTACGCTGGGCTGATGGCGTACCTGCTGTCGGCGCCGGCGCTCTACATCGGCCACTTCGGGCTGAGCGAGGCCGGCTTCGCGCTCGTGTTCGCCGGCGTGGCGTCCACCACCTTCGTCGCCCAGCCGCTGAACGTCATGCTGCTGCGCCGCTTCGCGCCGAGCCGCATCCTCGCCTTCGCCGTGCCCGCGTTCCTGGCGGTGAGCGTCGTGCTGATCGCGCAGGTGGCGCTCGGCGTGGCGACACTCGCCAGCTTCGTCGTCAACCTGATGGCGTTCTTCACGACCTTCTCGCTGACACTGGCGAACGGGACCACGGTCGCGCTCGACCCGCACCAGCGGCGCGCCGGGATGGCCTCCGGCCTGATGGGTTTCGCGCAGCTCTCGCTCGGGACGGGCCTCGGCAGCGTGGTGGCGTCGTTCGCGGACCGCGGGCCGCTGCCCCTGGCGTTAGGGCTAGGGGCTGCCGGCCTCCTGGCGCACCTCGCGCTGCGCCTGGCCCTGCGCCCCGCCAAGCCCTGA
- a CDS encoding SDR family oxidoreductase: protein MFRTDLLQDKVVFVTGGGSGLGLAMTRRFLDLGAHAVIASRRLELLEERAAALEAETGRAVLPVQLDVRDPEAVTRALDAAFARFGKVDALVNNAAGNFISPTERLSHRAFDAVLGIVLHGTVYLTLELGKRWIAAGSRGSVLSIAATYAERGSGYVVPSAVAKAGVVALTRSLAGEWGKYGIRLNAIAPGPFPTPGAWSRLLPTKEIEELFESRVPLGRVGDHLELANLASYLLSDEAGFVTGDLVYIDGGESAFNAGEFNLLDAVTPEQWDALAAARRKE, encoded by the coding sequence ATGTTCAGAACGGATCTGTTGCAGGACAAGGTCGTCTTCGTGACCGGCGGCGGCAGCGGCCTCGGCCTGGCCATGACGCGCCGCTTCCTCGACCTCGGCGCGCACGCCGTCATCGCCAGTCGCAGGCTCGAGCTGCTCGAGGAGCGCGCCGCGGCGCTCGAGGCGGAGACGGGACGCGCCGTCCTGCCCGTCCAGCTCGACGTGCGCGACCCAGAGGCGGTGACGCGCGCCCTCGACGCCGCCTTCGCCCGCTTCGGCAAGGTCGACGCGCTCGTCAACAACGCGGCGGGCAACTTCATCTCCCCCACCGAGCGCCTGTCGCACCGCGCCTTCGACGCCGTGTTGGGGATCGTGCTGCACGGCACCGTCTACCTGACGCTCGAGCTGGGCAAGCGGTGGATAGCGGCGGGGTCGCGGGGGTCCGTCCTCTCGATCGCCGCCACCTACGCCGAGCGGGGCTCGGGCTACGTGGTGCCGTCCGCCGTCGCGAAGGCGGGCGTCGTGGCGCTGACCCGCTCACTGGCAGGCGAGTGGGGCAAGTACGGCATCCGGCTCAACGCCATCGCACCGGGGCCGTTCCCGACGCCGGGTGCCTGGAGCCGGCTACTGCCGACGAAGGAGATCGAGGAGCTGTTCGAGAGCCGCGTCCCGCTCGGGCGCGTGGGCGACCACCTGGAGCTGGCCAACCTGGCGAGCTACCTGCTGTCCGACGAGGCGGGGTTCGTGACCGGCGACCTGGTCTACATAGACGGCGGGGAGAGCGCCTTCAACGCCGGGGAGTTCAACCTGCTCGACGCGGTGACGCCCGAGCAGTGGGACGCGCTCGCGGCCGCGCGGCGCAAGGAGTGA
- the mfd gene encoding transcription-repair coupling factor translates to MAFARHEGAAVLVTTADRLPLYQDTHLFGAPRSVDPELADWHDRREKVVLSLGHAVTPFPEDPERYAVELVKGGRYPREELLDRLIEYGYTRDAAPGFTVRGDTITLYTEALAGAEDGAQDRDDDADDAPLPEDPPGSVRLEFFGDELDALTSVGEPLERLVLAPRRLGDAQRAGFTSRLLAALPGAVYLDAPELYAGDLSGDAAEWLWSHLAARAVVSFGRDPLALEERRADLEALPYYRGKLSDFTSDLHMWLHDGYSVQLLLKFERSGRYLRERVIGEFESHWRNRVEHHPGRVTLALAAAVGGGYKSEARKEVVVTEELLYGYQGGRKATKLSGKRVHDAAQLTVGDYLIHPDHGVGRFLGLEPRQVVGVVRDYLRLQYAGEGKLYLPVELLPLLRRHPGTTDDPPRLSTLGTNEWARAREKARASAEALAAELIKTYAKRQVSKGTSFPPVPEWDVLIERNCPFTLTPDQRTAVKAVLSDMEREVPMERLVSGDVGFGKTEVAIRAAHRAVGNSAQVAVLVPTTVLARQHYETFRERFAGLPVRVESLSRFTSDAHARDILAGLKDGSVDVVVGTHRLLNEAIEYKALGLLIVDEEHRFGVGQKERLKSLRANLDVLSLSATPIPRTLYMSLVGLRDVSQIMTPPQGRKPIQTVLQPYDPLVVREAVLYELERGGKVFYIHDRIGSIGLRARTLGQLVPEARVGVAHGQMGESELEQIMLGFEEGAYDVLLSTTIVESGLDIAGANTLVIERADRLGLAQLYQLRGRVGRRETEAWAYMLYPGRLTEQAQRRLYAIAELNDLGSGHLLAEKDMEIRGVGNLLGPEQHGHISAVSIEVYTEMLAEEVAKLKGEARRAEAPQVTVDLSVDARLSPSYVQDDAVRINYYGRLAEAEGLAEVNRTAREMREAYGPFPSEVRAFIELTRLRLLAGAKGVATIKEHMTDVQVAFAADLEGLDYDAKRLKALPFQVEPTRYPPGFSVKRRGLKDVDVPGALMELLYLVG, encoded by the coding sequence ATGGCGTTCGCGCGCCACGAGGGTGCCGCCGTGCTCGTGACGACCGCGGACCGCCTCCCCCTCTACCAGGACACCCACCTGTTCGGTGCGCCGCGGTCGGTCGACCCGGAGCTGGCCGACTGGCACGACCGCCGGGAGAAGGTCGTGCTCTCTCTCGGCCACGCCGTGACGCCCTTCCCCGAGGACCCGGAGCGCTACGCCGTCGAGCTCGTCAAGGGGGGCCGCTACCCGCGGGAGGAGCTGCTCGACCGGCTCATCGAGTACGGGTACACGCGGGACGCGGCACCCGGCTTCACCGTGCGCGGCGACACCATCACCCTCTACACCGAAGCGTTGGCGGGGGCCGAGGATGGGGCCCAGGATAGAGACGACGACGCGGACGACGCGCCGCTGCCCGAGGACCCGCCGGGGAGCGTGCGGCTCGAGTTCTTCGGCGACGAGCTCGACGCCCTGACGAGCGTAGGTGAGCCGCTCGAACGCCTCGTCCTCGCTCCGCGCCGCCTCGGCGACGCCCAGCGGGCCGGGTTCACGTCACGGCTGCTCGCGGCGCTACCCGGCGCCGTCTACCTGGACGCCCCCGAGCTCTACGCCGGCGACCTGTCAGGCGACGCCGCCGAGTGGCTGTGGAGCCACCTGGCGGCGCGCGCCGTCGTCTCCTTCGGGCGCGACCCGCTGGCGCTCGAGGAGCGCCGCGCCGACCTCGAGGCGCTGCCCTACTACCGCGGCAAGCTCAGCGACTTCACCAGCGACCTGCACATGTGGTTGCACGACGGTTACTCGGTGCAGCTCCTCCTCAAGTTCGAACGCTCCGGCCGTTACCTGCGGGAGCGCGTCATCGGGGAGTTCGAGTCGCACTGGCGCAACCGCGTCGAGCACCACCCCGGCCGCGTCACCCTGGCGCTGGCGGCGGCCGTCGGCGGCGGTTACAAGTCGGAGGCGCGCAAGGAGGTGGTCGTCACCGAGGAGCTCCTCTACGGCTACCAGGGGGGCCGCAAGGCCACCAAGCTGAGCGGCAAGCGGGTGCACGACGCCGCCCAGCTGACGGTGGGCGACTACCTCATCCACCCCGACCACGGCGTGGGCCGCTTCCTCGGACTGGAACCGCGCCAGGTGGTGGGCGTCGTGCGCGACTACCTGCGGCTGCAGTACGCGGGGGAGGGGAAGCTCTACCTGCCGGTCGAGCTCCTCCCGCTCCTCAGGCGCCACCCCGGCACCACGGACGACCCGCCGCGCCTCTCCACGCTCGGCACCAACGAGTGGGCCCGGGCTCGCGAGAAGGCCCGCGCCTCGGCCGAGGCGTTGGCCGCGGAGCTGATCAAGACCTACGCGAAGCGGCAGGTGAGCAAGGGGACGAGCTTCCCGCCGGTGCCGGAGTGGGACGTGCTCATCGAACGCAACTGCCCCTTCACCCTCACCCCGGACCAGCGCACGGCGGTCAAAGCAGTGCTGAGCGACATGGAGCGCGAGGTGCCCATGGAGCGCCTCGTGTCGGGCGACGTCGGCTTCGGCAAGACGGAGGTGGCCATCCGCGCGGCGCACCGCGCCGTCGGGAACTCGGCGCAGGTGGCCGTGCTGGTCCCCACCACGGTGCTGGCGCGGCAGCACTACGAGACGTTCCGGGAGCGGTTCGCGGGGCTGCCCGTGCGGGTCGAGAGCCTATCGCGCTTCACGAGCGACGCGCACGCGCGCGACATCCTCGCGGGCCTCAAGGACGGCAGCGTCGACGTGGTCGTGGGCACCCACCGGCTACTGAACGAGGCCATCGAGTACAAGGCGTTGGGGCTGTTGATCGTCGACGAGGAGCACCGCTTCGGGGTGGGGCAGAAGGAGCGGCTCAAGAGCCTGAGGGCCAACCTCGACGTCCTGTCGCTCTCCGCCACCCCCATACCGCGCACGCTCTACATGAGCCTCGTCGGCCTGCGCGACGTGTCGCAGATCATGACGCCGCCGCAGGGGCGCAAGCCGATCCAGACTGTGCTCCAACCCTACGACCCGCTCGTCGTGCGGGAGGCGGTGCTGTACGAGCTGGAACGCGGCGGCAAGGTCTTCTACATCCACGACCGCATCGGCTCCATCGGCCTGCGCGCGCGCACGCTCGGTCAGCTCGTGCCCGAGGCGCGCGTCGGGGTGGCGCACGGTCAGATGGGGGAGTCGGAGCTGGAGCAGATCATGCTCGGCTTCGAGGAGGGCGCCTACGACGTGCTCCTGTCGACCACCATCGTGGAGTCCGGGCTAGACATCGCCGGCGCGAACACGCTGGTCATCGAGCGCGCCGATCGCCTCGGGCTGGCGCAGCTCTACCAGCTGCGGGGCCGCGTGGGGCGGCGCGAGACGGAGGCGTGGGCGTACATGCTCTACCCGGGTCGGCTCACGGAGCAGGCGCAGCGGCGGCTATACGCCATCGCCGAGCTGAACGACCTCGGCTCGGGGCACCTGCTCGCGGAGAAGGACATGGAGATCAGGGGCGTCGGCAACCTGCTCGGCCCCGAGCAGCACGGCCACATAAGCGCCGTGTCGATAGAGGTGTACACGGAGATGCTGGCCGAGGAGGTCGCCAAGCTGAAGGGCGAGGCGCGGCGGGCGGAGGCGCCGCAGGTGACCGTCGACCTGAGCGTCGACGCGCGCCTGAGCCCCAGCTACGTGCAGGACGACGCGGTGCGCATCAACTACTACGGTCGCCTGGCGGAGGCCGAGGGCCTGGCCGAGGTGAACCGCACCGCGCGCGAGATGCGCGAGGCGTACGGGCCGTTCCCGAGCGAGGTGCGAGCCTTCATCGAGCTGACGCGCCTGCGGCTGCTGGCGGGCGCCAAGGGGGTGGCGACCATCAAGGAGCACATGACGGACGTGCAGGTGGCGTTCGCCGCCGACCTCGAGGGCCTCGACTACGACGCCAAGCGCCTCAAGGCGCTGCCGTTCCAGGTGGAGCCCACGCGCTACCCGCCCGGGTTCAGCGTCAAGCGCCGCGGCCTCAAGGACGTGGACGTGCCGGGGGCGCTGATGGAGCTCCTGTACCTGGTGGGGTGA
- a CDS encoding SpoIID/LytB domain-containing protein, whose product MPRRPRHLKPPAHFLLCLVLAVGPAALAQAYVAAPTPVRVLLATAPEVTVIASGPHRVITAAGRATTPAGLAWPVTVRGGALVVDGHDVGANLTFEADGGTLEVAGRRYRGSIRLSAVGDLVEVVNVLDLEAYLRGVVPAEMAASWPLEALKAQAVAARSYTLTSLDPTARYDLCATDECQVYRGVEAEHPRTDEAIAATAGVVVTYQGEAAKTYYHSDSGGAVASSQEVWGTRIPYLVAFQDVQTSGPHRAWTARLDPRLVSASLAAAGVGVGAVTSLRVVRVSESGRVAALEVTGSGGSRVLEGVQLRSLARGWGLKSMRFSVTGGLDLKGAGWGHGVGMSQYGARALALSGYDYGRILGHYYPTTALTRFVAGGR is encoded by the coding sequence ATGCCGCGTCGTCCTCGCCACCTGAAACCCCCGGCACACTTCCTCCTCTGCCTCGTCCTCGCGGTGGGTCCGGCGGCGCTGGCGCAGGCGTACGTCGCCGCGCCCACCCCGGTCCGCGTGCTGCTGGCCACCGCGCCCGAGGTCACCGTGATCGCGTCTGGACCCCACCGCGTGATCACGGCGGCGGGGCGCGCCACGACTCCCGCCGGGCTCGCCTGGCCGGTGACCGTGCGGGGCGGCGCGCTCGTCGTCGACGGGCACGATGTCGGCGCCAACCTCACGTTCGAGGCGGACGGAGGCACGCTCGAGGTGGCGGGGCGCCGCTACAGGGGCAGCATCCGCCTGAGCGCCGTCGGCGACCTTGTCGAGGTCGTCAACGTCCTCGACCTCGAGGCGTACCTGCGGGGCGTCGTGCCCGCCGAGATGGCCGCCTCCTGGCCGCTGGAGGCGTTGAAGGCGCAGGCGGTGGCGGCGCGCTCCTACACGCTTACCTCCCTCGACCCGACCGCGCGCTACGATCTCTGCGCCACGGACGAGTGCCAGGTCTACCGGGGAGTGGAGGCCGAACACCCCCGCACAGACGAGGCGATCGCCGCCACGGCGGGGGTGGTCGTGACCTACCAGGGGGAGGCGGCGAAGACCTACTACCATTCCGACTCGGGTGGGGCGGTGGCGTCGAGCCAGGAGGTCTGGGGCACGCGCATCCCGTACCTCGTCGCCTTCCAGGACGTGCAGACGTCGGGCCCGCACCGCGCCTGGACGGCGCGCCTCGACCCGCGCCTGGTCTCCGCCAGCCTCGCGGCCGCCGGCGTGGGCGTCGGCGCCGTGACCTCGCTGCGCGTCGTGCGCGTCAGCGAGTCGGGTCGGGTCGCGGCGCTCGAGGTGACGGGCAGCGGGGGGTCGCGCGTGTTGGAAGGGGTCCAGTTGAGGAGCCTCGCCCGCGGTTGGGGCCTGAAGTCGATGCGCTTCTCGGTGACCGGCGGGCTCGACCTGAAGGGCGCCGGTTGGGGTCACGGGGTCGGCATGAGCCAGTACGGGGCCCGCGCCCTGGCGCTGTCCGGCTACGACTACGGCCGGATCCTCGGCCACTACTACCCCACCACGGCCCTCACCCGCTTCGTGGCGGGCGGCCGCTAG